In Streptomyces capitiformicae, one genomic interval encodes:
- a CDS encoding MFS transporter, translating to MIDAGERSSVWRHREFRLLWGGQTVSEMGSDITVLALPLVALVLLDASAFQVGLLAAAETSAYLLVALPAGAIVDRVAKRRLMIWCNLALLLVIGSVPLAHAVDALTLAQLYAVALVSSVLSVFFTVAYQSYLPVLLDRDQLMDGNSKLAASQSVAQIAGPGAGAGLVTLVGPAGAMTVDALSFAVSAGSLTAIRTREPRRTRNEPGRRPTLRSQIRAGLTYVTRDTPSCATRWRSTAPPTSS from the coding sequence ATGATTGACGCAGGTGAACGATCCTCCGTCTGGCGCCATCGGGAGTTCCGGCTGTTATGGGGTGGCCAGACGGTCAGCGAGATGGGCTCGGACATCACCGTTCTCGCGCTGCCGTTGGTCGCCCTCGTGCTGCTGGACGCCTCCGCGTTCCAGGTCGGTCTGTTGGCCGCGGCGGAGACCAGTGCGTATCTGCTCGTCGCGCTGCCGGCCGGGGCGATCGTGGACCGGGTCGCCAAACGCCGGCTGATGATCTGGTGCAACCTCGCGTTGCTCCTGGTGATCGGTTCGGTGCCGCTGGCCCACGCCGTCGATGCGCTGACGCTCGCTCAGCTCTATGCCGTGGCACTGGTCTCCAGCGTGCTGTCCGTGTTCTTCACGGTGGCGTACCAGAGTTACCTGCCGGTGCTGCTCGATCGCGATCAACTCATGGACGGCAACAGCAAGCTCGCCGCCTCTCAGTCGGTCGCACAGATCGCCGGGCCCGGGGCGGGCGCGGGGCTGGTGACGCTGGTCGGCCCCGCGGGGGCGATGACGGTCGACGCGCTCTCCTTCGCGGTGTCAGCGGGCTCGCTGACGGCGATCCGTACCCGCGAACCGCGCCGAACACGGAACGAACCCGGTCGCCGTCCCACCCTGCGGTCGCAGATCCGTGCAGGGCTCACCTACGTGACCCGCGATACCCCATCCTGCGCAACTCGGTGGCGTTCAACGGCACCGCCAACTTCTTCGTGA
- a CDS encoding XdhC family protein, which yields MLDIAAELNRWMEEGRTFAVATVVTVSGSAPRAPGAALAVDSEGTVIGSVSGGCVEGAVYELCQQSLADGGTVLRRFGYSDEDAFAVGLTCGGVIDILITPVTPVTAEAPVLRSALSAAAGGGPVALARVVRGPADLLGRALLVHPDGAYEGGLGSHSDRDRTAAAEARAMLEGGRTGTVELSASGASWGSPRTESGGGSHCPGGLTLLVESSVPPPRMIVFGAIDFAAALVRAGKFLGYHVTVCDARPVFATRARLPEADDIVIDWPHRYLGRTATDERTVLCVLTHDAKFDVPLLTEALRLPVAYIGAMGSRRTHADRERRLREVGVTEGELARLRSPIGLDLGAHTPEETAVSIAAEIVATRRGGTGLPLTGSGTPIHRDTGEREAVVVA from the coding sequence GTGCTTGACATCGCGGCCGAGTTGAACCGATGGATGGAGGAGGGCCGAACGTTCGCCGTCGCCACCGTCGTGACGGTCAGCGGCAGCGCCCCGCGCGCGCCCGGTGCCGCCCTCGCCGTCGACAGCGAGGGCACGGTCATCGGCTCGGTCTCCGGCGGGTGCGTGGAGGGCGCGGTGTACGAGCTGTGCCAACAGTCGCTGGCGGACGGCGGGACCGTACTGCGGCGCTTCGGCTACAGCGACGAGGACGCCTTCGCAGTCGGCCTGACCTGTGGCGGGGTGATCGACATCCTGATCACCCCGGTCACCCCGGTCACCGCGGAAGCCCCGGTGCTCCGGTCGGCGCTGTCGGCCGCCGCCGGGGGCGGGCCGGTCGCTCTGGCCCGGGTCGTCCGGGGCCCCGCCGACCTGCTCGGCCGGGCCCTGCTCGTCCATCCTGACGGGGCGTACGAAGGTGGACTCGGCAGCCACTCGGACCGCGACCGGACGGCGGCGGCCGAAGCCCGGGCCATGCTGGAGGGAGGCCGCACCGGCACCGTGGAACTCTCGGCGAGCGGAGCGAGTTGGGGGTCCCCCCGGACGGAGTCCGGGGGAGGGTCGCACTGCCCCGGCGGCCTCACCCTGCTCGTCGAGTCGTCCGTCCCACCGCCCCGCATGATCGTCTTCGGCGCGATCGACTTCGCGGCGGCACTGGTACGGGCCGGCAAGTTCCTCGGCTACCACGTCACCGTGTGCGACGCCCGGCCCGTCTTCGCCACCCGGGCCCGCCTTCCCGAGGCCGACGACATCGTGATCGACTGGCCGCACCGGTATCTGGGGCGGACGGCGACCGATGAGCGCACCGTCCTGTGCGTCCTGACCCACGACGCCAAGTTCGACGTACCCCTGCTGACGGAGGCCCTGCGGCTGCCGGTCGCCTACATCGGTGCGATGGGCTCACGCCGCACCCACGCCGACCGCGAGCGCCGGCTCCGCGAAGTCGGCGTGACGGAAGGGGAGTTGGCCAGACTCAGGTCTCCGATCGGCCTGGATCTCGGTGCCCACACCCCCGAGGAGACCGCTGTGTCCATCGCGGCGGAGATCGTCGCGACCCGGCGGGGCGGGACCGGCCTGCCGCTGACCGGCTCGGGCACACCGATCCACCGGGACACGGGAGAACGGGAGGCTGTAGTGGTGGCCTGA
- a CDS encoding xanthine dehydrogenase family protein molybdopterin-binding subunit, whose amino-acid sequence MTTAPTAREKSVGAPHTRVEGRDKVTGAARYAGEIPFAELAHGWLVLSTVARGRIRTVETDGVLGMPGVLTVLHHGNAPRVDSDYVGLMGSRPDPTVALFQHDRVPHLGWPVALVVAETSEQAREAAEALVVHYERQPHDVDFRGSHADAYPVDSHMPAVAEKGDLEAELAASAVVVDAEYTTPEEHHHPMEPHAASARWDGGRLEVVDSNQSTLWVASELARLFSLDATSVWVRSEHVGGGFGSKGARAHQVAAVMAATVLERPVRVVMTRRQMFSLAGYRSPTTQRVRLGADADGRLRALQHRSLNVTSTVHDFVELGATPARVLYDADAHHTSNHVVPLDVPTPTWMRAPGEAPGSFALESALDELAEKCGLDPIELRVRNEPERGPVSGLPFSTRRLLACFREGARRFGWANRDPRPGVRRDGRWLLGTGTAAASFPSGAMPSTASVTAEADGGFTVRINASDIGTGARTAITLIAADALGAAPDRVQVRLGDSDLGMAGIAGGSMGTRSWSWAVTLASAELRERLALGADIPPGGITVRSDTTAALGALAQKERHSYGAQFAEVAVDPATGEVRVRRMLGIFAAGRIVNPLTARSQFVGGMTWGISMALHEEAVRDRATGGHYGADLAGYHVAAHADVPAVEADWIDDPDPDDPIGIRGIGEIGIVGAAAAIANAVWHATGVRHRHLPIRPDRVLLAGEPSA is encoded by the coding sequence ATGACCACCGCCCCCACGGCACGCGAGAAGTCCGTAGGCGCCCCGCACACCCGGGTGGAGGGCCGCGACAAGGTCACCGGAGCGGCCCGCTACGCGGGGGAGATCCCCTTCGCCGAACTCGCCCACGGCTGGCTGGTGCTGTCCACCGTGGCCCGCGGCCGGATCCGTACGGTCGAGACCGACGGCGTACTCGGGATGCCGGGTGTTCTCACCGTTCTGCACCACGGCAACGCCCCGCGCGTCGACAGCGACTACGTCGGCCTGATGGGTTCCCGGCCCGACCCGACCGTGGCCCTCTTCCAGCACGACCGGGTGCCGCACCTGGGCTGGCCGGTGGCACTGGTCGTCGCCGAGACGTCCGAGCAGGCCAGGGAAGCCGCCGAGGCTTTGGTCGTCCACTACGAACGGCAGCCGCACGACGTCGACTTCCGCGGCTCGCATGCGGACGCGTACCCGGTGGACTCACACATGCCCGCGGTGGCGGAGAAGGGCGACCTGGAGGCCGAACTCGCCGCGTCCGCCGTCGTCGTGGACGCCGAATACACCACCCCGGAGGAGCACCACCACCCGATGGAGCCGCACGCCGCCAGCGCCCGCTGGGACGGCGGCCGGCTCGAAGTCGTCGACTCCAACCAGAGCACCCTCTGGGTCGCGAGCGAACTCGCCAGGCTGTTCTCGCTCGACGCGACCTCGGTGTGGGTGCGCTCCGAACACGTCGGCGGCGGCTTCGGCTCCAAGGGAGCCCGGGCCCACCAAGTGGCCGCCGTGATGGCAGCGACCGTCCTTGAGCGGCCGGTCCGGGTCGTCATGACCCGCCGGCAGATGTTCTCCCTCGCCGGTTACCGCAGCCCCACCACACAGCGCGTCAGGCTCGGCGCCGACGCCGACGGTCGGCTGCGCGCCCTCCAACACCGTTCCCTCAACGTCACCTCGACCGTCCACGACTTCGTCGAACTCGGCGCGACGCCGGCTCGGGTGCTGTACGACGCCGACGCCCACCACACCTCCAACCACGTCGTGCCGCTCGACGTGCCGACCCCCACCTGGATGCGCGCGCCGGGTGAGGCGCCGGGGTCGTTCGCACTGGAGTCGGCGCTCGACGAACTCGCCGAGAAGTGCGGCCTGGACCCGATCGAGCTGCGCGTACGGAACGAACCCGAGCGGGGACCGGTGTCGGGGCTGCCGTTCAGCACCCGCAGGCTCCTCGCCTGCTTCCGGGAGGGAGCCCGCCGGTTCGGGTGGGCCAACCGTGACCCGCGCCCCGGAGTGCGTCGCGACGGCCGCTGGCTGCTCGGCACCGGTACCGCGGCGGCCTCCTTCCCGTCCGGGGCCATGCCCTCCACGGCGTCCGTGACCGCCGAGGCGGACGGCGGCTTCACCGTGCGGATCAACGCGTCGGACATCGGCACCGGGGCACGGACCGCTATCACCCTGATCGCCGCGGACGCGTTGGGAGCGGCCCCGGACCGCGTCCAAGTGCGCCTGGGCGACAGCGACCTCGGCATGGCCGGGATCGCCGGTGGCTCCATGGGCACCCGCTCCTGGTCATGGGCGGTCACCCTCGCCTCCGCCGAACTGCGGGAACGGCTCGCGCTCGGCGCGGACATCCCACCGGGGGGCATCACCGTCCGCTCGGACACCACCGCGGCCCTCGGCGCCCTCGCTCAGAAGGAACGACACTCCTACGGCGCCCAGTTCGCTGAGGTCGCCGTTGACCCGGCCACGGGTGAGGTGCGGGTGCGCCGCATGCTCGGCATCTTCGCCGCGGGCCGGATCGTCAATCCGCTCACCGCGCGCAGCCAGTTCGTCGGCGGCATGACCTGGGGCATCTCCATGGCCCTGCACGAGGAAGCGGTACGGGACCGCGCCACGGGCGGACACTACGGCGCCGACCTGGCCGGCTACCACGTCGCCGCGCACGCCGACGTCCCCGCCGTCGAGGCGGACTGGATCGACGACCCCGACCCGGACGACCCGATCGGCATCAGGGGCATCGGCGAGATCGGCATCGTGGGGGCAGCGGCGGCGATCGCCAACGCGGTCTGGCACGCGACCGGCGTACGCCACCGCCATCTGCCGATCCGGCCCGACCGTGTCCTGCTGGCGGGAGAGCCAAGTGCTTGA
- a CDS encoding FAD binding domain-containing protein, which produces MREFGYQRAHDVSGALALLDADPQARFLGGGTNLVDLMKAGVEWPGRLVDVRELPLDRIESTEDGGLRIGATVTNSDLAAHPEVRRRYPALTQAVLAGASGQLRNMATVGGNLLQRTRCGYFADVTKPCNKRVPGSGCPAIEGEHHNHAVLGASEHCVATHPSDMGVALTAFDAVVSYETADGAGESALTDFYLPVGDTPHRETALPPGALITAVTLPPTPTAARSRYRKVRERASYAFAIGSIAAALDVRDGVVHDVRLAFGAVASRPWRARTAERVLTGAPADTESFAAAADAELAAARPLPHNVYKVTLMRNLVVAVLSELTEEVTR; this is translated from the coding sequence GTGAGGGAGTTCGGCTACCAGCGCGCGCACGACGTCTCCGGCGCCCTCGCGCTGCTCGACGCCGACCCGCAGGCACGGTTCCTCGGCGGCGGCACCAACCTTGTCGACCTGATGAAGGCCGGCGTCGAATGGCCCGGAAGACTGGTCGACGTACGGGAGTTACCCCTCGACCGGATCGAGTCCACCGAGGACGGCGGTCTGCGCATCGGCGCGACGGTCACCAACAGCGACCTGGCCGCACACCCCGAAGTCCGGCGCCGCTACCCGGCGTTGACGCAGGCGGTGCTGGCCGGAGCCTCCGGTCAGCTGCGCAACATGGCCACCGTCGGCGGGAACCTGCTCCAGCGCACCCGTTGCGGCTACTTCGCCGACGTGACCAAGCCCTGCAACAAACGCGTCCCCGGCAGCGGTTGCCCCGCGATCGAGGGCGAGCACCACAACCACGCCGTCCTGGGCGCCTCCGAGCACTGCGTGGCCACCCACCCCTCGGACATGGGGGTGGCGCTGACCGCCTTCGACGCGGTGGTCTCGTACGAAACTGCCGACGGTGCAGGCGAGTCGGCGCTGACGGACTTCTATCTGCCGGTGGGTGACACCCCGCACCGCGAGACCGCGCTCCCGCCGGGTGCGCTGATCACCGCCGTCACCCTGCCGCCGACGCCCACGGCCGCCCGCTCCCGCTATCGCAAGGTGCGCGAGCGCGCCTCCTACGCCTTCGCCATCGGCTCGATCGCCGCCGCGCTCGACGTCCGGGACGGCGTCGTACACGATGTGCGCCTGGCCTTCGGGGCCGTCGCGTCCCGGCCCTGGCGGGCCCGTACGGCCGAACGTGTCCTGACCGGGGCGCCGGCCGACACGGAATCCTTCGCCGCGGCCGCGGACGCCGAGTTGGCGGCCGCGCGGCCACTGCCCCACAACGTCTACAAGGTGACCTTGATGCGCAACCTCGTGGTGGCCGTGCTGTCCGAACTCACCGAGGAGGTCACTCGATGA